The Crocosphaera subtropica ATCC 51142 genome includes a window with the following:
- a CDS encoding M16 family metallopeptidase, which produces MKQFSPVSPSKFIHRLQLDNGITLIVRENPTADLISGRFFWKQAGTLWEKPEKAGIFHLLASVLTKGTQTMSSLDIAEAIESMGASLGGDTASDYFMMSIKTVSADFKAILNLLAEIVRSPTFPEEEITLEKQLICQSIRSQQEQPFNIAFNQLRQTMYGEHPYGRSILGTEETVCQVSREDLQQCHYEHFRPSNLIISLSGNLTLNQGVALIEKTFGTWENTSPHLTLSSLPRLTVSPSEVITHQSSQQTIIMLGYLAVGVAHIDYPVLKLLSTYLGNGLSSRLFVELREKKGLAYDVSAFFPTRLHPSNFVTYIGTAPHNTNIAIEGLKKETERLCEIELTLEELQTAKNKLLGQYALGKQTNAEVAHLYGWYETLGLGIEFDQKFPEFINNITSEMVQKAAKNYLLSPYVSIVGSEITIN; this is translated from the coding sequence ATGAAACAATTTTCTCCCGTTTCACCCTCCAAATTTATCCATCGCTTACAATTAGATAATGGCATCACATTAATTGTCCGAGAAAATCCTACAGCCGACTTGATATCTGGGCGATTTTTCTGGAAACAAGCGGGTACTTTATGGGAAAAACCAGAAAAAGCAGGAATTTTTCATTTATTAGCCAGTGTTCTCACCAAAGGAACCCAAACCATGTCTTCTCTTGATATTGCAGAAGCCATTGAATCGATGGGGGCTAGTTTAGGAGGGGATACCGCATCGGATTATTTTATGATGAGTATTAAAACGGTTTCAGCCGATTTTAAAGCTATCTTAAACTTATTAGCAGAAATTGTGCGATCGCCTACTTTTCCAGAAGAAGAAATTACCCTAGAAAAACAGTTAATTTGTCAAAGTATTCGTTCCCAACAAGAACAACCGTTTAATATTGCTTTTAATCAATTACGACAAACAATGTACGGGGAACACCCCTACGGACGCTCAATTTTAGGCACAGAAGAAACCGTTTGTCAAGTCAGTCGAGAAGACTTACAACAGTGTCATTACGAACATTTTCGTCCCTCCAATTTAATTATTAGTTTATCGGGCAATCTTACCCTAAATCAAGGGGTTGCGTTAATTGAGAAAACCTTTGGAACTTGGGAAAATACCTCCCCTCATTTAACCCTTTCATCCCTTCCTCGCTTAACGGTTTCTCCTAGTGAAGTCATTACCCATCAATCCAGTCAGCAAACCATTATTATGTTAGGCTATTTAGCAGTTGGGGTTGCTCATATTGATTACCCTGTTTTGAAACTATTAAGTACCTATTTGGGAAATGGTTTATCGAGTCGTTTGTTTGTGGAATTAAGGGAAAAAAAAGGACTCGCTTATGACGTTTCTGCCTTTTTTCCGACTCGTTTACACCCCTCTAACTTTGTAACTTATATTGGTACAGCCCCACATAATACTAACATTGCCATTGAAGGATTAAAAAAAGAAACCGAAAGATTATGTGAGATAGAATTAACTTTAGAAGAACTGCAAACTGCTAAAAATAAGTTATTAGGACAATACGCATTAGGAAAACAAACCAACGCAGAAGTTGCCCATTTATATGGATGGTATGAAACCCTAGGATTAGGCATTGAATTTGATCAGAAATTTCCTGAATTTATCAA